The following are from one region of the Cottoperca gobio chromosome 13, fCotGob3.1, whole genome shotgun sequence genome:
- the LOC115017535 gene encoding eukaryotic translation initiation factor 3 subunit A-like: MSTNSRQYWSASETKALLNIWADKNVQQQMEGACRNEEVIQFMVEELAKLGIQRTTTQVREKLKKMRHLYKTVKVDGRKNFPFFDLMDRVLGRRGGAEGQLGTSETPKCIDAPLAQPGDKSYTTESSGPSAFRRGNHRVRSEAHKRRADSDTTKEFLSAMTECHRQWLEKEQEQRREDWEREAQLRREEMQQELALRREEAEREERLRREEMEARSKDSELLASCFMQIAKLISKDPAAL, translated from the exons ATGTCCACTAATAGCCGTCAGTATTGGTCTGCGAGTGAAACAAAAGCCTTGTTAAACATATGGGCTGACAAGAACGTGCAGCAACAAATGGAGGGCGCTTGTCGGAACGAAGAAGTCATTCAGTTCATGGTAGAAGAGTTGGCCAAGTTAGGTATCCAACGCACAACCACCCAAGTAAGGGAGAAACTAAAAAAAATGAGACATTTGTACAAGACTGTCAAGGTTGATGGACGAAAGAATTTTCCATTTTTTGACTTAATGGACCGTGTACTCGGAAGACGAGGAGGGGCAGAAGGTCAGCTGGGGACCAGTGAAACTCCCAAATGCATTGATGCACCTTTGGCTCAGCCAGGAG ACAAATCCTACACTACAGAGAGCAGCGGGCCCTCTGCCTTCAGAAGGGGTAATCATAGGGTCAGATCTG AGGCTCATAAACGCAGAGCTGACAGTGACACTACAAAAGAGTTTCTCAGTGCTATGACAGAGTGCCACAGGCAGTGgctggagaaggagcaggagcagaggagggaggattGGGAGAGGGAAGCTCAGCTGAGGCGCGAGGAGATGCAACAGGAGCTTGCTTTACGCCGTGAGGaagcagaaagagaggagagattgaGGCGTGAGGAGATGGAGGCTCGAAGCAAAGACAGTGAGCTGCTGGCCTCTTGCTTCATGCAAATTGCAAAGCTTATTTCAAAGGACCCTGCTGCTTTGTAA
- the LOC115017533 gene encoding protein ANTAGONIST OF LIKE HETEROCHROMATIN PROTEIN 1-like isoform X2: MRRRPKVWFHPRTSNWWESTAATFTDDQWLQDFRVSRGTFSYLCTTLKPQLKRQDTTYRLCIPLQKRVALTLYKLANPCDYKTVADLFAVGVASVCRCVHEFCTAVIEVLKPQLVVTPNTSQLVKMADFFYHTYGIPQCISVLDSMHIAVIKPPHYQSEQPNRESYLAILLHAVVDDKGMFWDLTMNCPTWMNDSSGELLECEDFSIRMLNVCGTDSRCFIIGDSGYPSQHWLLKPYTNTSWLTAEQELFNTQISQARSVSQCAFERLKGRWRCLNKRNDCNVDIVKDMVETCCVLHNLCEKNKDTFLPDWIGHEPLQTVNGKPQRKCETDSVLALQQLIQDD, from the coding sequence ATGCGACGAAGACCCAAAGTGTGGTTCCATCCTCGGACCAGCAACTGGTGGGAGAGCACAGCTGCTACTTTCACAGATGATCAGTGGCTGCAGGATTTCAGGGTATCAAGAGGGACCTTCTCCTATCTCTGCACTACGTTGAAGCCACAGTTGAAGAGGCAGGACACCACTTATCGCCTCTGCATCCCTTTACAGAAGAGAGTGGCTTTAACTCTCTATAAATTGGCCAACCCCTGTGACTACAAAACTGTGGCAGATCTCTTCGCTGTGGGGGTAGCATCTGTTTGCCGCTGTGTGCATGAGTTCTGCACCGCGGTCATTGAAGTGCTTAAACCACAGCTTGTTGTGACCCCAAACACATCTCAACTTGTGAAAATGGCAGACTTTTTCTATCACACATATGGGATTCCTCAGTGTATTAGTGTACTGGACAGTATGCACATCGCAGTCATCAAACCACCACATTACCAGTCTGAGCAACCTAATAGAGAAAGTTATCTTGCTATCTTATTACATGCAGTTGTGGATGACAAAGGCATGTTCTGGGATCTGACCATGAACTGCCCCACATGGATGAATGATTCCAGTGGAGAGTTGTTGGAATGTGAGGATTTCTCCATCAGGATGCTCAATGTCTGTGGAACTGACAGCAGATGCTTTATTATTGGTGATTCTGGGTATCCTTCTCAACACTGGCTTCTCAAACCATACACCAACACAAGCTGGCTGACTGCAGAGCAAGAGCTGTTTAATACTCAGATTAGTCAGGCGCGCAGTGTATCCCAGTGTGCCTTTGAGAGACTGAAGGGTAGGTGGAGGTGCCTGAACAAACGAAATGACTGCAATGTGGATATTGTCAAGGACATGGTAGAGACATGCTGTGTGCTTCATAATCTCTGTGAGAAAAACAAGGATACGTTCCTTCCAGACTGGATCGGTCATGAGCCACTTCAGACTGTTAATGGAAAGCCTCAAAGGAAATGTGAGACAGACTCGGTGCTTGCTTTGCAGCAGTTGATACAGGATGATTGA
- the LOC115017533 gene encoding protein ANTAGONIST OF LIKE HETEROCHROMATIN PROTEIN 1-like isoform X1, which produces MEAADVFLPAVAWCRARQLQDNQTEARRKKRRLQLQATRRLRLKKLHETWMLREKVCKQSRLHRLCAHDKWMKAITHHFLRDRMRRRPKVWFHPRTSNWWESTAATFTDDQWLQDFRVSRGTFSYLCTTLKPQLKRQDTTYRLCIPLQKRVALTLYKLANPCDYKTVADLFAVGVASVCRCVHEFCTAVIEVLKPQLVVTPNTSQLVKMADFFYHTYGIPQCISVLDSMHIAVIKPPHYQSEQPNRESYLAILLHAVVDDKGMFWDLTMNCPTWMNDSSGELLECEDFSIRMLNVCGTDSRCFIIGDSGYPSQHWLLKPYTNTSWLTAEQELFNTQISQARSVSQCAFERLKGRWRCLNKRNDCNVDIVKDMVETCCVLHNLCEKNKDTFLPDWIGHEPLQTVNGKPQRKCETDSVLALQQLIQDD; this is translated from the exons ATGGAAGCTGCAGATGTATTTCTCCCGGCTGTCGCCTGGTGCAGAGCGAGACAGTTGCAGGACAACCAGACCGAAGCTCGGCGAAAGAAGCGACGTCTGCAGCTGCAGGCAACTCGGCGGCTGCGCCTGAAGAAACTCCACGAAACATGGATGCTGAGAGAAAAAGTCTGCAAACAGAGTCGACTGCATCGCCTCTGTGCTCATGACAAATGGATGAAAGCG ATAACACATCACTTCTTGAGGGACCGTATGCGACGAAGACCCAAAGTGTGGTTCCATCCTCGGACCAGCAACTGGTGGGAGAGCACAGCTGCTACTTTCACAGATGATCAGTGGCTGCAGGATTTCAGGGTATCAAGAGGGACCTTCTCCTATCTCTGCACTACGTTGAAGCCACAGTTGAAGAGGCAGGACACCACTTATCGCCTCTGCATCCCTTTACAGAAGAGAGTGGCTTTAACTCTCTATAAATTGGCCAACCCCTGTGACTACAAAACTGTGGCAGATCTCTTCGCTGTGGGGGTAGCATCTGTTTGCCGCTGTGTGCATGAGTTCTGCACCGCGGTCATTGAAGTGCTTAAACCACAGCTTGTTGTGACCCCAAACACATCTCAACTTGTGAAAATGGCAGACTTTTTCTATCACACATATGGGATTCCTCAGTGTATTAGTGTACTGGACAGTATGCACATCGCAGTCATCAAACCACCACATTACCAGTCTGAGCAACCTAATAGAGAAAGTTATCTTGCTATCTTATTACATGCAGTTGTGGATGACAAAGGCATGTTCTGGGATCTGACCATGAACTGCCCCACATGGATGAATGATTCCAGTGGAGAGTTGTTGGAATGTGAGGATTTCTCCATCAGGATGCTCAATGTCTGTGGAACTGACAGCAGATGCTTTATTATTGGTGATTCTGGGTATCCTTCTCAACACTGGCTTCTCAAACCATACACCAACACAAGCTGGCTGACTGCAGAGCAAGAGCTGTTTAATACTCAGATTAGTCAGGCGCGCAGTGTATCCCAGTGTGCCTTTGAGAGACTGAAGGGTAGGTGGAGGTGCCTGAACAAACGAAATGACTGCAATGTGGATATTGTCAAGGACATGGTAGAGACATGCTGTGTGCTTCATAATCTCTGTGAGAAAAACAAGGATACGTTCCTTCCAGACTGGATCGGTCATGAGCCACTTCAGACTGTTAATGGAAAGCCTCAAAGGAAATGTGAGACAGACTCGGTGCTTGCTTTGCAGCAGTTGATACAGGATGATTGA